The following are encoded together in the Triticum dicoccoides isolate Atlit2015 ecotype Zavitan chromosome 6B, WEW_v2.0, whole genome shotgun sequence genome:
- the LOC119324250 gene encoding probable inactive histone-lysine N-methyltransferase SUVR2 gives MSSSNIFDEKFEAAVAKLDVIGIARKTVSPVLTKLLELYDYNWEYIEADDFRVLTDAIFDEPDPKEEQKKQANKRKNPDSDYYNKKLRAKHHSQKPTSKMHANEKRELAEAPLQQEAGKLCPQTVCATVNTLQLSSSRLPIKERNMETIVLEDTPTDEDSLALSVQGQDLPTFETPLAIMSPPVQDSSHQRAYKDAHERKISNTSRSQVITSSTGSSTNFEVALSNSGTGKLSFTCNSADHPDFHMPDMESVCKEMEARCLRTYKILEPNFSFIKLLQDTCQCIVDLGHASSGPRESGMVQIVPAMDFLSKPSVSRVLQPNEAGSSCMPPNDHIIDGSVCSSGSFAGEQISSSNMLVIANRPAHDVNDITKGEEHVSIPIINKVGNGILPPPFHYIPCNIIYQNAYVNLSLARIGDESCCSGCFGDCLAEQLPCACATVTGGEFAYTRDGLLKEGFLDSCVAGLPKFHCKICNPCEGHPTKKFIKECWSKCGCARNCGNRVVQRGITRQLQVFLTPGKKGWGLQAAEEIPRGAFICEYVGEILTNTELDERNTQGTSKGRHTYPTLLNADWDTEDVLGDDHALCLDATFYGNVARFINHRCSDANLIDIPVQIETPDRHYYHVAFFTKRKIEPFEELTWDYNIDFNDVNHPIKAFKCCCGSKHCRDKKSNPRSRSRALVLL, from the exons ATGTCGTCTTCAAACATTTTCGATGAAAAATTTGAGGCTGCTGTCGCAAAGCTGGATGTTATTGGAATCGCGAGAAAAACTGTTTCACCAGTGTTGACGAAGCTACTAGAGTTGTATGATTACAACTGGGAGTACATAGAAGCTGATGACTTTCGGGTTCTAACCGATGCTATATTTGACGAGCCAGATCCCAAA GAAGAACAGAAAAAACAAGCTAACAAAAGGAAGAATCCTGATTCGGACTACTATAACAAGAAGCTTAGGGCAAAACATCATTCTCAAAAACCTACATCCAAGATGCATGCCAATGAGAAGAGAGAGTTGGCTGAAGCTCCACTGCAGCAAGAAGCAGGCAAGCTGTGCCCTCAAACAGTTTGTGCCACTGTAAACACATTGCAGTTGTCTTCTTCGCGACTGCCGATTAAAGAAAGAAATATGGAAACCATTGTTCTGGAGGATACACCGACAGATGAAGATAGTTTAGCTTTATCAGTCCAAGGTCAAGACCTTCCTACTTTCGAGACCCCACTGGCTATTATGAGCCCACCAGTTCAAGATTCCAGCCATCAGAGAG CATACAAGGATGCACATGAAAGAAAAATATCTAATACATCTAGAAGCCAAGTAATTACAAGCAGCACAGGCTCTTCAACCAACTTTGAGGTAGCTTTGTCAAATTCTGGAACAGGGAAACTATCATTTACATGTAACTCGGCAGATCATCCTGATTTCCACATGCCGGACATGGAGTCTGTATGCAAGGAAATGGAGGCTAGATGTCTCAGGACATACAAGATCCTAGAACCCAATTTCTCTTTCATAAAACTTTTGCAAGACACTTGCCAGTGTATCGTTGATTTGGGTCATGCATCTAGTGGACCTAGAGAAAGTGGAATGGTACAAATAGTTCCTGCCATGGACTTTTTGTCTAAACCTTCAGTGTCACGAGTGTTGCAGCCAAATGAAGCTGGTTCCTCATGTATGCCACCTAATGACCACATTATTGATGGTAGTGTATGCTCTTCTGGTTCTTTTGCTGGAGAACAGATCAGTTCCAGTAATATGCTTGTTATTGCCAACAGACCAGCTCATGATGTCAATGACATAACAAAAGGTGAAGAACATGTGAGTATTCCCATAATTAATAAAGTTGGCAATGGGATTCTTCCGCCCCCCTTCCACTACATACCATGCAACATCATATACCAGAATGCATATGTCAATCTTTCGCTTGCTAGAATAGGAGATGAAAGCTGCTGCTCAGGCTGCTTTGGAGATTGTCTAGCAGAACAACTCCCTTGTGCATGTGCAACAGTAACTGGAGGTGAATTTGCTTATACAAGGGATGGCCTGCTTAAGGAAGGATTTCTTGATTCTTGTGTCGCTGGGCTTCCTAAATTCCACTGCAAAATTTGCAATCCTTGTGAAGGACACCCTACAAAGAAATTTATCAAGGAATGCTGGAGTAAATGTGGCTGTGCCAGAAATTGTGGAAATCGTGTGGTGCAGCGAGGAATCACTCGGCAACTACAG GTATTCTTAACCCCTGGAAAAAAGGGATGGGGACTGCAGGCTGCTGAGGAAATTCCACGAGGCGCGTTTATTTGTGAGTATGTTGGTGAAATATTAACTAACACTGAGCTTGATGAGCGAAACACTCAAGGGACATCAAAAGGTCGCCATACATATCCAACACTGCTCAATGCTGATTGGGACACTGAAGATGTTCTTGGGGACGACCATGCTCTCTGTCTGGATGCCACCTTTTACGGGAACGTGGCAAGGTTTATAAACCATAG GTGTTCTGATGCCAATCTCATTGATATACCTGTTCAGATCGAGACACCTGACCGCCACTACTACCAT GTGGCATTTTTCACCAAAAGGAAAATAGAGCCATTTGAAGAACTGACATGG GACTACAATATTGATTTTAACGATGTCAACCACCCTATCAAGGCATTCAAGTGTTGCTGCGGAAGCAAGCATTGCCGGGACAAAAAAAGCAACCCAA GATCTAGATCCAGAGCCCTGGTGTTGCTATGA